Proteins from a single region of Allocatelliglobosispora scoriae:
- a CDS encoding glycosyltransferase gives MRVLFASLATVGHTYPLIPLALAVRDAGHEVHFAVGEEVHEPLAAHGLLPFRPADSFYEIYAEDLAPELARLEPDLVVHEWGVPGAAVAAHRAGIPGIWHGFGRMIPDGIGLESPLGNAEAPGLPHVDICPPSLQDRDFLATGDRIELRPVPFSPPAPLAAWVGHRDGRPLIYLTLGTAFGTPELLTAAIAGLASLDARVLVAAGRVPLDQLGKLPGNVTVRAWVPQAELLRHVDAVVHHGGSGTTLGALAVGVPQLVMPQGADQFANADALVAAGVALRLLPADFSADALAAQTRALLSPPCGHRDAARGIAEEIARMPTPHDVARRLPDYARR, from the coding sequence ATGCGCGTGCTCTTTGCCAGTCTGGCGACGGTCGGCCACACCTATCCGCTCATCCCGCTCGCGCTCGCCGTGCGGGACGCCGGGCACGAGGTGCACTTCGCCGTCGGCGAGGAGGTGCACGAACCGCTCGCCGCGCACGGGCTGCTGCCGTTCCGCCCGGCGGACTCGTTCTACGAGATCTACGCCGAGGACCTCGCACCGGAGCTAGCCCGGTTGGAGCCCGACCTCGTCGTGCACGAGTGGGGCGTGCCGGGAGCCGCGGTCGCCGCGCACCGGGCGGGGATCCCCGGCATCTGGCACGGGTTCGGCCGCATGATCCCCGACGGGATCGGCCTGGAGTCGCCCCTCGGCAACGCCGAGGCGCCCGGGCTCCCGCACGTCGACATCTGCCCGCCGTCCCTGCAGGACCGCGACTTCCTCGCCACCGGCGACCGCATCGAGCTGCGCCCGGTGCCGTTCTCACCGCCCGCGCCGCTGGCCGCATGGGTCGGCCACCGCGACGGGCGCCCGCTGATCTATCTGACGCTGGGGACGGCGTTCGGCACCCCGGAGCTGCTCACGGCGGCCATCGCGGGGCTCGCGTCGCTCGACGCCCGGGTGCTGGTCGCCGCCGGCCGGGTGCCGCTGGACCAGCTCGGCAAGCTGCCCGGCAACGTGACCGTGCGGGCCTGGGTGCCGCAGGCGGAGCTGCTGCGGCACGTGGACGCGGTCGTGCACCACGGCGGCAGCGGCACCACCCTCGGGGCGCTCGCCGTCGGCGTGCCGCAGCTCGTCATGCCCCAGGGGGCCGACCAGTTCGCCAACGCCGACGCCCTCGTCGCCGCGGGTGTCGCGCTGCGGCTGCTCCCCGCCGACTTCAGCGCGGACGCCCTCGCCGCGCAGACCCGCGCGCTGCTGTCACCGCCCTGCGGCCACCGCGACGCGGCTCGGGGGATCGCCGAGGAGATCGCCCGGATGCCCACTCCGCACGATGTCGCCCGGCGGCTGCCGGACTACGCCCGTCGATAG
- a CDS encoding ribonuclease domain-containing protein has product MLLVAVTLVAAVVAPVAAAPASAAVYSSCTISRCADARAAQAGWSAKGYPTTSGWYAWSGGKYNYTGGRFYNREGQLPAGATYYEYDVYARTKGAARDAYRIVVNRSTGVTWFSPNHYTDFYRL; this is encoded by the coding sequence ATGCTCCTCGTCGCCGTGACCCTCGTCGCCGCCGTCGTCGCCCCGGTCGCCGCCGCCCCGGCATCGGCGGCCGTCTACTCCTCGTGCACGATCTCCCGCTGTGCCGACGCCCGCGCCGCGCAGGCCGGGTGGTCCGCGAAGGGCTACCCCACCACCAGCGGTTGGTACGCGTGGAGCGGCGGCAAGTACAACTACACCGGTGGCCGCTTCTACAACAGGGAGGGCCAACTCCCCGCCGGTGCCACCTACTATGAGTACGATGTCTACGCGCGGACCAAGGGTGCTGCTCGGGACGCCTACCGGATCGTCGTCAACCGCAGCACCGGGGTCACCTGGTTCTCCCCGAACCACTACACCGACTTCTACCGGCTCTGA
- a CDS encoding barstar family protein, with product MAYPAGWLRISTAGVPAEGFVVLDARRCRTRTGLFAEFAAALRLPGYFGHNWDALADCLSDLGADGPPLAVLHAEELLADEAPRQLATLLDILATTVPGVSVVLHTAAGVELRRRVGDALGL from the coding sequence ATGGCGTACCCGGCCGGATGGCTGAGGATCTCCACCGCCGGCGTACCGGCCGAGGGTTTCGTCGTGCTCGACGCGCGGCGCTGCCGGACCAGGACCGGGCTCTTCGCCGAGTTCGCCGCGGCGCTGCGGCTGCCGGGGTATTTCGGGCACAACTGGGACGCGCTCGCCGACTGCCTGAGCGACCTCGGGGCCGACGGGCCGCCCCTCGCCGTGCTGCACGCGGAGGAGCTGCTGGCGGACGAGGCGCCCCGGCAGCTGGCGACGCTCCTCGACATCCTCGCCACCACGGTGCCGGGGGTCTCCGTCGTGCTGCACACGGCGGCGGGCGTCGAACTCCGGCGGCGGGTCGGGGATGCCCTCGGGCTCTGA
- a CDS encoding TetR/AcrR family transcriptional regulator: MTTGIRAEPSQRRSRDKRDRILVAVGELLEEVPFERITTKDIAARAGVSVGSLYRFFVDKQAVIDALGQHWLDSYVEIMDGALAEAPPDGDALVDQVVDAFAAFWRGEHELPSPGLRQIWFGPVKAQFTPGALVENDDLLVSRLFDVLTTTLGRPPTEQLRIRLRVAINVADDLLTRAFRANPRGDETILAELKELLRRYLA; this comes from the coding sequence ATGACGACTGGAATCCGCGCCGAACCGTCGCAGCGGCGCAGCCGCGACAAGCGCGACCGGATCCTGGTGGCCGTCGGCGAGCTGCTCGAAGAGGTCCCCTTCGAGCGCATCACCACCAAGGACATCGCGGCCCGGGCCGGCGTCTCGGTGGGCTCGCTCTACCGCTTCTTCGTCGACAAGCAGGCGGTCATCGACGCCCTGGGGCAGCACTGGCTCGACAGCTACGTCGAGATCATGGACGGGGCGCTCGCCGAGGCGCCGCCGGACGGGGACGCCCTGGTCGACCAGGTGGTCGACGCCTTCGCCGCGTTCTGGCGCGGCGAGCACGAGCTGCCCAGCCCCGGACTGCGCCAGATCTGGTTCGGCCCGGTCAAGGCGCAGTTCACCCCCGGCGCCCTCGTCGAGAATGACGATCTGCTGGTCAGCAGGCTCTTCGACGTGCTGACCACGACGCTCGGGCGGCCGCCCACCGAGCAGCTGCGGATCCGGCTCCGGGTCGCCATCAACGTCGCCGACGATCTGCTGACGCGCGCGTTCCGCGCCAACCCCCGCGGCGACGAGACCATCCTCGCCGAGCTCAAGGAGCTGCTGCGCCGCTATCTCGCGTGA
- a CDS encoding MFS transporter, with translation MSEFRLLLAASTVSSLGNGVRWIALPLLAAQISADPRAVSLVTAAEQAPFLLFGLLAGVLADRRDRRALMWQADLVRGLIMAAFTVAVLHGTVEIWMVAAIGFLITCGDMINNAAFAGLVPVLVTAERRPKANSRVQIGVLIADPLVGSVLGAVLFGLAAALPFGLDAATFFAAAALVALVPGRFRPQRAARPTIRADLAEGVRFLVRSRPLRQLCLLFAFSQLLGAGLVAILVLYSGRELHLSATGYGLLIASFAVGGVAGALLTPRLAAAIGDRRALLLGIGMCAATTLTMGVTASPTVAAAAVALYGGASSILGLVTTTVRQALVPPELMGRVVSTYQMVVFGVTPLGAIGSGLLAHAAGLRAPFLVASVALVGALGVAAWKIRLPSVSAAEPLL, from the coding sequence ATGTCTGAGTTCCGGCTCCTGCTCGCCGCCTCGACGGTCTCCTCGCTCGGCAACGGCGTGCGGTGGATCGCCCTGCCGCTGCTCGCGGCGCAGATCTCGGCCGATCCGCGCGCGGTGTCGCTGGTGACCGCCGCCGAGCAGGCGCCCTTCCTGCTGTTCGGGCTGCTCGCCGGGGTGCTGGCCGATCGCCGGGACCGCCGGGCGCTGATGTGGCAGGCGGACCTGGTCCGGGGCCTGATCATGGCGGCCTTCACCGTCGCCGTCCTGCACGGCACGGTCGAGATCTGGATGGTCGCCGCGATCGGATTCCTCATCACCTGCGGCGACATGATCAACAATGCGGCGTTCGCCGGGCTGGTGCCCGTCCTCGTCACCGCCGAGCGGCGCCCGAAGGCCAACAGCCGGGTGCAGATCGGCGTACTCATCGCGGATCCCCTGGTCGGCTCGGTGCTCGGCGCCGTCCTGTTCGGACTCGCCGCCGCGCTGCCGTTCGGGCTCGACGCCGCGACGTTCTTCGCCGCCGCGGCCCTGGTGGCGCTGGTCCCGGGCAGATTCCGGCCGCAGCGTGCCGCTCGGCCGACGATCCGGGCGGACCTGGCGGAGGGGGTCCGGTTCCTGGTGCGCAGCCGCCCGCTGCGCCAGCTGTGCCTGCTCTTCGCCTTCTCCCAGCTGCTCGGCGCCGGGCTCGTGGCGATCCTGGTCCTCTACTCCGGCCGGGAACTCCACCTGAGCGCGACCGGATACGGCCTGCTCATCGCGTCCTTCGCCGTCGGCGGTGTGGCCGGGGCGCTGCTCACGCCACGGCTGGCGGCCGCCATCGGCGACCGCCGGGCGCTGCTGCTCGGCATCGGCATGTGCGCCGCGACCACGCTCACCATGGGGGTCACCGCCAGCCCGACGGTGGCGGCGGCGGCCGTGGCGCTCTACGGCGGAGCCAGCTCGATCCTCGGCCTCGTCACGACCACGGTCCGGCAGGCCCTGGTGCCGCCGGAGCTGATGGGACGGGTGGTCAGCACCTACCAGATGGTGGTCTTCGGCGTGACCCCGCTCGGCGCCATCGGCAGCGGGCTGCTGGCGCACGCGGCCGGCCTGCGCGCGCCGTTCCTGGTCGCGTCGGTGGCACTGGTGGGCGCGCTGGGGGTCGCGGCCTGGAAGATCAGGCTGCCGTCCGTCAGCGCGGCCGAGCCGCTGCTGTGA
- a CDS encoding aminoglycoside adenylyltransferase domain-containing protein has product MSTGSRAGVLAVPDPGYARRMVAAIGIPADVHAFVRELADALRAVRSDLVGVYVHGSAALGGFRPSASDVDVLAVVSASAPTAVQHCAGEAMASVGGCPATGLEMSVITAATAAEVGGCEFEVHLNTTGPAPVIVPGAGGPGDPDLVLHCAVSRDHAVAVVGPPARQVFGPVPRPRILSAMVDELRWAADHACGAYAVLNACRALRYAADGRLCSKVDGGEWYLSARAPDRIVAAALDLQRGGTKQVARGDAARFVEESCRALRGVGG; this is encoded by the coding sequence GTGTCGACCGGATCGCGGGCGGGTGTGCTCGCCGTCCCGGACCCCGGCTACGCTCGGCGGATGGTGGCCGCCATCGGCATCCCGGCGGATGTCCACGCCTTCGTCCGGGAGCTCGCGGACGCGCTGCGCGCGGTGCGGTCCGACCTGGTCGGGGTCTATGTGCACGGGTCCGCCGCCCTCGGCGGGTTCCGACCCTCCGCCAGCGACGTGGACGTGCTCGCCGTCGTCTCGGCATCCGCCCCGACCGCGGTCCAGCACTGCGCCGGCGAGGCGATGGCGTCGGTCGGAGGGTGCCCCGCCACCGGTCTGGAGATGAGCGTCATCACCGCCGCCACCGCAGCGGAGGTCGGCGGCTGCGAGTTCGAGGTCCACCTCAACACCACCGGCCCGGCGCCGGTGATCGTGCCCGGCGCCGGCGGGCCGGGCGACCCTGATCTCGTGCTGCACTGCGCGGTCAGCCGGGATCACGCGGTCGCGGTCGTCGGCCCGCCCGCCCGGCAGGTGTTCGGGCCCGTCCCGCGGCCGCGGATCCTCTCGGCCATGGTGGACGAGCTGCGCTGGGCGGCGGACCACGCCTGCGGCGCCTACGCCGTCCTCAACGCCTGCCGTGCGCTGCGCTACGCCGCGGACGGGCGGCTGTGCTCCAAAGTCGACGGTGGTGAGTGGTACCTGTCGGCGCGGGCACCCGACCGCATCGTCGCCGCCGCGCTCGATCTCCAGCGCGGAGGGACGAAGCAGGTGGCTCGGGGCGACGCGGCACGGTTCGTCGAGGAGTCGTGCCGTGCCCTGAGGGGAGTCGGCGGATAG
- a CDS encoding CHAT domain-containing protein has translation MGNLLRLLIGTVPRRLLTAAVGAVAINATFSALAGGFSTRTLVIGTACSFVSLILFLGTFRGQPADPARTAAEANRRGRAELVSFYNLGRVLHLNIAVKLFTFALEVAPADDPERGRYASGLATALAARYEKNGDAEDLDAAIEADRLAVATIAPDAPDRGQIGSDLAMSLLLRFGRSGDLADIDASIDAGSAAVDALRDAESGPGPALALSNLGAAYTTRFERTGEQADLEASIDLCRRAVAAFPADSPHRSIAMSNLGIALKQRFERTGAVADIDEAVEIGRAAVAATPDRHPNRHKHLLNLGITLGVRFNHGRQARDLDDSIDILEQGAAATGPRHPDRAMVQSNLALALSQRSEPAEGSDLDQAVAAARSAVDLVADDGHPHRAGMLSNLALILGERFDQTGQVADLDAAIESGRAAADAVPDDDPGRAMYLSNVGGLFLKRFERTGDAGDIDAAIDVTRRAVTVLPDDHPDRAAYLNNLGYLALSRFERTGQPGDLKAALAYQRTAAQVAAAPPTIRLKAAREWGTLAMTAGDPASAADGWAAAVGFLPRLAWHGLDRTTREDQLTRWQGLAPDAAAVAIAAGRPELAVELLELGRSVLWTQALHLRGDLSLLAETAPELAADLRRVGDILDQRTGDAGADERRRYAREWDELIGEARQRPGFEHFLEPVPFDELRTAATGGPVVIVNASAYGCHALVVTAEHGVRVTALPSLTLAEADERATALRGILDRGIADTTTARPLPAREADRHALLDLLEWLWDTIAAPVLDGLPPAAADPARVWWCPTGPLTSLPLHAAGRHTRTNSRPTAVADTVAGRVVSSYTPTLAALRRAGAAAANPAIRQLVVGLPQTPGQSPLPAVREELEILAGHLPPPESARHLVDSAATRARVLAELPDHPWLHLACHAVQDDRDPSRSALILWDGQITVADLAELRMEAAEFAFLSACQTATGSRRLADEAVHLAGAMLLLGYGQVVATLWTIRDAAAPRVVEAVYAELPGSGTGGPVASAAALHRAVEALRLTRPADPLLWAPYIHTGR, from the coding sequence ATGGGGAACCTGCTGCGGCTGCTCATCGGCACCGTGCCCCGTCGGCTCCTGACGGCTGCGGTCGGGGCGGTCGCCATCAACGCGACCTTCTCCGCGCTGGCGGGCGGCTTCTCCACGCGTACCCTCGTGATTGGCACTGCCTGCTCTTTCGTGTCCTTGATCTTGTTTTTGGGCACCTTTCGCGGCCAGCCGGCGGACCCGGCCAGGACGGCGGCGGAGGCGAACCGGCGAGGCCGTGCCGAGCTCGTCTCGTTCTACAACCTCGGCCGCGTGCTGCACCTCAACATCGCCGTCAAACTCTTCACCTTCGCCCTCGAGGTCGCTCCCGCCGACGATCCCGAGCGGGGCCGCTACGCCTCCGGGCTCGCCACCGCGCTGGCCGCCCGCTACGAGAAGAACGGCGATGCCGAGGACCTCGACGCGGCGATCGAGGCGGACCGGCTCGCGGTGGCCACGATCGCGCCGGACGCGCCGGACCGCGGCCAGATCGGATCCGACCTCGCCATGTCCCTGCTGCTGCGGTTCGGACGGTCCGGCGACCTGGCCGACATCGACGCCTCGATCGACGCGGGCTCGGCGGCCGTCGACGCCCTGCGGGACGCGGAGTCGGGTCCGGGTCCCGCACTGGCGCTGAGCAACCTCGGGGCGGCCTACACCACCCGGTTCGAGCGCACGGGGGAGCAGGCGGACCTCGAAGCCTCCATCGACCTGTGCCGAAGGGCCGTGGCGGCGTTCCCCGCGGATTCACCGCATCGCTCGATCGCCATGTCCAATCTCGGCATCGCACTCAAGCAGCGCTTCGAGCGCACCGGTGCGGTCGCGGACATCGACGAGGCGGTCGAGATCGGTCGGGCCGCCGTCGCGGCGACGCCGGACCGCCACCCCAACCGGCACAAGCACCTGCTCAACCTGGGCATCACGCTGGGCGTCCGGTTCAACCACGGCAGGCAGGCCCGCGATCTCGACGACTCGATCGACATCCTCGAGCAGGGCGCTGCCGCCACCGGACCACGCCATCCCGACCGGGCCATGGTGCAGTCCAACCTGGCGCTCGCGCTGTCGCAGCGGTCCGAGCCGGCCGAGGGGTCCGACCTCGACCAGGCGGTGGCGGCGGCCCGGTCGGCAGTGGACCTGGTCGCCGACGACGGCCACCCGCACCGGGCCGGGATGCTCTCCAACCTGGCGCTCATCCTGGGGGAGCGGTTCGACCAGACCGGCCAGGTGGCAGATCTCGACGCGGCGATCGAATCCGGCCGGGCCGCCGCCGACGCCGTGCCCGACGACGATCCGGGCCGGGCGATGTATCTGTCCAATGTGGGTGGACTGTTCCTGAAGCGCTTCGAGCGCACCGGCGACGCCGGTGACATCGACGCCGCGATCGACGTCACCCGGCGGGCGGTGACCGTGCTGCCCGACGACCACCCGGATCGCGCCGCCTACCTCAACAACCTGGGCTACCTCGCGCTGAGCCGGTTCGAGCGGACCGGGCAGCCCGGCGATCTGAAGGCCGCGCTCGCCTACCAGCGCACGGCCGCCCAGGTGGCGGCCGCCCCGCCGACGATCCGGCTGAAGGCGGCCCGGGAGTGGGGAACGCTGGCGATGACGGCCGGTGACCCCGCCTCGGCCGCCGACGGCTGGGCCGCCGCCGTGGGGTTCCTCCCCCGCCTCGCCTGGCACGGGCTGGACCGGACCACTCGGGAGGACCAGCTCACCCGGTGGCAGGGGCTGGCACCGGACGCCGCCGCAGTCGCGATCGCCGCCGGGCGGCCCGAACTCGCCGTCGAGCTGCTGGAACTGGGTCGCTCGGTGCTGTGGACCCAGGCCCTGCACCTGCGCGGCGACCTGAGCCTGCTGGCCGAGACGGCGCCGGAGCTCGCCGCCGACCTCCGCCGGGTCGGCGACATCCTCGATCAGCGCACCGGCGACGCCGGGGCCGACGAGCGGCGCCGGTACGCTCGGGAGTGGGACGAGCTGATCGGCGAGGCGCGGCAGCGGCCGGGGTTCGAGCACTTCCTCGAACCCGTCCCCTTCGACGAGCTGCGGACCGCGGCCACCGGCGGCCCGGTCGTGATCGTCAACGCCAGCGCCTACGGCTGCCACGCGCTCGTGGTCACCGCCGAGCACGGGGTACGCGTCACCGCGCTGCCGTCGCTCACGCTGGCCGAGGCGGACGAACGGGCCACCGCCTTGCGCGGGATCCTCGACCGGGGGATCGCCGACACGACCACCGCACGGCCGCTGCCCGCCCGCGAAGCCGACCGGCACGCGCTGCTCGACCTCCTGGAGTGGCTGTGGGACACCATCGCCGCGCCGGTGCTCGACGGACTGCCCCCGGCCGCAGCCGATCCCGCCCGGGTGTGGTGGTGCCCGACCGGACCGCTGACCTCGCTGCCGCTGCACGCCGCGGGTCGGCACACCCGCACCAACAGCCGTCCCACGGCCGTCGCCGACACCGTCGCCGGCCGGGTGGTGAGCTCCTACACGCCGACGCTCGCGGCGCTGCGGCGAGCCGGCGCGGCCGCGGCGAACCCCGCGATCCGGCAACTCGTGGTGGGCCTGCCGCAGACACCGGGCCAGTCGCCGCTGCCGGCCGTCCGCGAGGAGCTGGAGATCCTCGCCGGTCACCTGCCGCCGCCCGAGTCGGCCCGGCACCTCGTCGACTCGGCCGCGACCCGGGCCCGGGTCCTCGCCGAGCTGCCGGACCATCCCTGGCTGCACCTGGCCTGCCACGCCGTGCAGGACGACCGGGACCCGTCGCGCAGCGCGCTGATCCTGTGGGACGGCCAGATCACCGTCGCCGACCTCGCCGAGCTGCGCATGGAGGCGGCCGAGTTCGCGTTCCTGTCGGCCTGCCAGACCGCCACCGGCAGCCGCCGGCTCGCGGACGAGGCGGTGCACCTGGCCGGGGCGATGCTCCTGCTCGGCTACGGCCAGGTGGTCGCGACACTGTGGACGATCCGCGACGCGGCCGCGCCCCGGGTGGTGGAGGCGGTCTATGCCGAGCTGCCCGGCTCCGGGACGGGCGGACCGGTGGCGTCCGCCGCGGCGCTGCACCGGGCGGTGGAGGCGTTACGGCTGACGAGGCCCGCCGATCCGCTGCTCTGGGCGCCCTACATCCACACCGGTCGCTAG
- a CDS encoding DUF6510 family protein, whose protein sequence is MTDSYLDGNALAGPLGEIFTVDITVARSRCAGCGQTGPVAALRVYAQAPGLVARCAGCDEVVLRVVRDPAGAWLDLRGSFSLRIPLPSAE, encoded by the coding sequence ATGACCGACTCCTATCTGGACGGCAACGCCCTCGCCGGTCCGCTGGGCGAGATCTTCACCGTCGACATCACCGTGGCCCGCAGCCGGTGCGCCGGGTGCGGGCAGACCGGGCCCGTCGCCGCACTGCGCGTCTACGCCCAGGCACCGGGACTGGTCGCACGCTGCGCCGGGTGTGACGAGGTGGTGCTGCGGGTGGTCCGCGATCCGGCGGGCGCCTGGCTCGACCTGCGCGGCTCCTTCAGCCTGCGCATCCCCCTGCCCTCAGCCGAGTAG
- a CDS encoding ferredoxin reductase — protein MSARLVWRVARLTAIRDETATARTLVLTVPDWPGHLAGQHVDVRLTAEDGYSTQRSYSIASAADGETVELTVQQVPDGEVSPYLGEVLSIGDPVELRGPVGGYFAWRPESTAPVLLIAGGSGIVPLMAMIRARRAAGSRVPFRLIYSVRTPHDIYYADELRMRARDDAGLDVAYAFTRAVPDGWPSPPRRLGVAEVNTHGWPADFEPECFICGPTGFVETVADILVALGHDPQRVRTERFGPSGA, from the coding sequence CTGAGCGCACGGCTGGTCTGGCGGGTGGCCCGGTTGACGGCGATCCGCGACGAGACGGCCACCGCCCGTACCCTCGTCCTCACCGTGCCAGACTGGCCCGGCCACCTCGCCGGGCAGCACGTCGACGTGCGGCTGACCGCCGAGGACGGCTACAGCACGCAACGCAGCTACTCGATCGCGTCGGCGGCCGACGGCGAGACCGTCGAGTTGACCGTGCAGCAGGTGCCGGACGGCGAGGTCTCGCCCTACCTGGGCGAGGTGCTCTCGATCGGCGACCCGGTGGAGCTCCGCGGGCCCGTCGGCGGCTATTTCGCCTGGCGGCCGGAGTCGACCGCACCGGTGCTGCTCATCGCGGGCGGGTCGGGGATCGTGCCGCTGATGGCGATGATCAGGGCCCGCCGAGCCGCGGGCAGCCGGGTGCCGTTCCGGCTGATCTACTCGGTGCGCACGCCGCACGACATCTACTACGCCGATGAGCTGCGGATGCGCGCCCGCGACGACGCCGGGCTCGACGTCGCCTACGCCTTCACCCGGGCGGTGCCCGACGGCTGGCCGTCACCGCCCCGGCGGCTGGGGGTCGCCGAGGTCAACACGCACGGCTGGCCGGCCGATTTCGAGCCGGAGTGCTTCATCTGCGGACCGACCGGCTTCGTGGAGACCGTCGCCGACATCCTGGTCGCGCTCGGCCACGACCCGCAGCGGGTCAGGACCGAGCGGTTCGGCCCGAGCGGAGCCTGA
- a CDS encoding sulfite oxidase-like oxidoreductase, producing the protein MGIISPGFRGRPRSPGPQLPPGQYLTEDFPVLSAGPTPRIPLETWEFSITTEAGTAYTWSWPELTALPAQTPTVDLHCVTKWSKLGTGWRGVSLDTLLGDVETAADFAMARSYGGYTTNLPLADLLDGKAWIVYEYDGEPLHPEHGGPARLLVPHLYLWKSAKWIRGIQLLLDDVPGFWETAGYHEYGDPWREQRYQGD; encoded by the coding sequence GTGGGCATCATCTCGCCCGGGTTTCGCGGCCGACCCCGATCGCCGGGTCCGCAGCTGCCACCCGGCCAGTACCTGACCGAGGACTTCCCCGTGCTGTCGGCCGGTCCGACGCCGCGGATCCCGCTGGAGACCTGGGAGTTCAGCATCACGACGGAGGCCGGGACGGCGTATACGTGGAGTTGGCCGGAGCTGACCGCGCTGCCCGCGCAGACGCCGACCGTGGACCTGCACTGCGTGACGAAGTGGTCCAAGCTCGGCACCGGCTGGCGCGGGGTCTCGCTCGACACCCTTCTCGGTGACGTGGAGACGGCGGCCGACTTCGCGATGGCCCGGTCCTACGGCGGCTACACGACCAACCTGCCGCTGGCGGACCTGCTCGACGGCAAGGCCTGGATCGTCTACGAGTACGACGGCGAGCCGCTGCATCCGGAGCACGGCGGCCCGGCCCGGCTCCTCGTCCCGCACCTCTACCTGTGGAAGTCGGCGAAGTGGATCCGGGGCATCCAGCTCCTGCTCGACGATGTGCCGGGCTTCTGGGAGACGGCCGGCTACCACGAATACGGCGACCCGTGGCGCGAGCAGCGGTACCAGGGCGACTGA